The stretch of DNA TGATCAGGGTTCCGGCGGCGAGCGGCCCGATGTCGAGCGACCGGCCGCCGGTGAACATGTAGAGGCCCGAGGTCAGCGGACGGAAGTCGCCGCCGGGCAGGTAGAGCAACGGGATCAGGAAGTTGTTCCAGTTGCCGAGGAAGGTGAACACCGTCAGCGCGCCGATGCCGGAGCGGGCGAGCGGAAGCATGACGCTCAGGAAGATCCGCAGCTCCGACGCCCCGTCGACGCGCGCCGCCTGCTCGAGCTCCATCGGGAGATCCGAGAAGAACGCCCGCATGAAGAAGGTGCCGAACGACAGCCCCGTCGAGGTGAGCAGCAGCACGGCGCCGGCGAGGGTGTCGAGCAGCCCCATCGAGCGCAGCTGGAAGTACAGCGGGATCATGTAGGTGAAGAACGGCACCAGCAGTCCGAGGACCACGAGGTAGAACATCGCCGTGCGTCCCCGGAAGGGCAGCCGCGCGAAGGTGTAGCC from Herbiconiux sp. L3-i23 encodes:
- a CDS encoding carbohydrate ABC transporter permease, with the protein product MTSSTLSRPDTARGPRDRQQRNAPTELRRPRPQFGRHLLLLVLALFTLFPVLLVISTTLKTPEDVRVNPFGFFSTISLQNIVDAWTVGRFSDYLLNSILLTVPSTALVIIFSTMAGYTFARLPFRGRTAMFYLVVLGLLVPFFTYMIPLYFQLRSMGLLDTLAGAVLLLTSTGLSFGTFFMRAFFSDLPMELEQAARVDGASELRIFLSVMLPLARSGIGALTVFTFLGNWNNFLIPLLYLPGGDFRPLTSGLYMFTGGRSLDIGPLAAGTLITILPVIVLFIVLQRQVTQGFLSGAVKG